One Glycine max cultivar Williams 82 chromosome 3, Glycine_max_v4.0, whole genome shotgun sequence DNA window includes the following coding sequences:
- the LOC102660507 gene encoding uncharacterized protein — protein MRWKIVGGDKVRLWEDKWNQQQQPLAERYPRLYQISTQQNQIIRHMGQHMQSGWEWQFLWRRSLFENEIQSAVNFLKDIEGIHIQQQVSDEWEWLGDQTRKYSTRSAYNLILEASKGGQHQDWCKELWRIKIPSKISVFAWRLIEDRLPTRMNLHRRQVQLQDLRCPFCREAVEETSHLFFHCVFIQPILWESMSWLNLQTAFPLGPKQNFLQHISIQAAGLRSNRWRYWWMAVTWAIWKTRNRVLFSNAEFDAKRLFDEAIFWTWTWLRHFEKHFSTHLNQWASNISQGFIM, from the coding sequence ATGAGGTGGAAAATTGTAGGAGGTGATAAGGTCAGGCTTTGGGAAGATAAATGGAATCAGCAGCAGCAACCTTTAGCTGAGAGGTATCCTAGATTGTACCAAATATCTACACAGCAAAACCAAATCATCAGACACATGGGACAGCACATGCAGTCAGGCTGGGAATGGCAATTTCTATGGAGAAGATCGctgtttgaaaatgaaattcagtCAGCagtcaattttttaaaggatattGAAGGTATACACATTCAGCAACAAGTATCGGATGAATGGGAATGGTTAGGTGATCAAACAAGGAAATATTCCACCCGTAGTGCATACAATCTGATTTTGGAAGCTTCTAAAGGGGGTCAGCATCAGGACTGGTGTAAGGAACTATGGAGGATTAAAATTCCTAGCAAAATTTCTGTTTTTGCTTGGAGGCTAATAGAAGACAGACTACCAACAAGGATGAATCTACATAGGAGACAAGTGCAATTGCAGGATCTGCGATGTCCTTTCTGCAGAGAAGCTGTAGAGGAGACATCTCACTTGTTCTTCCACTGCGTCTTTATCCAACCAATTTTGTGGGAATCGATGTCGTGGCTGAACTTACAAACTGCCTTTCCTCTTGGGCCGAAACAGAATTTTCTACAGCATATATCTATCCAGGCAGCAGGATTAAGGAGTAACAGATGGCGATATTGGTGGATGGCGGTAACTTGGGCtatttggaaaaccagaaacaGAGTTCTGTTTTCAAATGCAGAATTTGATGCTAAGAGATTGTTTGATGAAGCTATTTTTTGGACTTGGACTTGGCTAAGACATTTTGAGAAACATTTCTCAACTCATCTTAATCAATGGGCAAGCAATATTAGTCAGGGTTTTATCATGTAA